In Amaranthus tricolor cultivar Red isolate AtriRed21 chromosome 3, ASM2621246v1, whole genome shotgun sequence, a single window of DNA contains:
- the LOC130807438 gene encoding protein decapping 5, whose protein sequence is MAAEPPKATSSADSYIGSLISLTSKSEIRYEGILYSINTDESSIGLRNVRSFGTEGRKKDGPQVAPSDKVYEYILFRGSDIKDLQVKSSPPVQPVAPVSSIDNDPAIIQSHYPRPASTSTNLPPAVSAPSADANSHGPQPGHPGSSFPGHLPLYQPGGIGSWGPSPVPGANGSGLAMPMYWPGFYGPPNGLPHMPQQPLLRPPPGLAAPPSLSQPMLFSGFNSPLTAGSSNLTGSKLPEIPPSLISSSSTSTNVAQASISQLNVPSVPSTSLVAENSSSSTVSKAANTGLLSTPSFSTVSQSALSSAPDASIITPAASSKVNTISNSGLLNPSHPQTSSIISSGLSQAEIAKPSLVTPDQLVQSGQLPTSSPSTSQTVHKDVEVVQVSSALSSDAKAELVREAQPPILPLPPPASRSFHKPNGGNFHPRHNYNFRGRDRGRGSGSSCPVTKFTEDFDFMAMNEKFKKDEVWGHLGKSNKSHAGDNDVNGENDFEDAEEESPQLDAKTVYNKDDFFDTLSCNTGDHDSQNGRTRFSEQLKIDAETFGEYVRYHRGGRGGRPPGRGGRGRGSYHGRGYGNVGRGRGRGVSYRSS, encoded by the exons ATGGCGGCTGAACCTCCGAAGGCGACATCCTCAGCCGATTCGTACATCGGCAGTTTGATTAGTCTCACATCAAAGAGTGAGATCAGATATGAAGGCATTCTCTACAGCATCAACACCGATGAGTCCAGTATTGGCCTCCGTAACG TCAGATCATTCGGAACTgaaggaagaaagaaagatggccCACAAGTAGCTCCGAGTGATAAGGTTTATGAATACATACTTTTCCGCGGCAGTGATATTAAG GATTTGCAGGTGAAATCATCCCCTCCTGTTCAGCCAGTTGCACCTGTGTCATCCATCGATAATGATCCAGCTATCATACAG TCACATTATCCTCGTCCAGCGTCAACATCTACTAATCTGCCACCAGCTGTCAGTGCTCCATCAGCTGATGCTAATTCTCATGGTCCACAGCCTGGACACCCTGGGTCAAGTTTCCCAGGTCATTTGCCTTTGTATCAACCTGGGGGTATAGGGTCTTGGGGGCCGTCGCCTGTACCTGGTGCGAATGGTAGTGGACTTGCGATGCCTATGTATTGGCCTGGGTTTTATGGCCCTCCAAACGGTCTTCCTCATATGCCCCAACAGCCCTTGCTCAGACCACCTCCTGGACTTGCTGCGCCACCTTCACTGTCGCAGCCAATGCTGTTTTCTGGGTTCAATTCGCCTTTGACAGCAGGATCTTCAAATTTAACTGGCTCTAAATTGCCTGAAATTCCCCCTAGTCTGATTAGCTCAAGCAGTACATCCACTAATGTAGCACAGGCCTCTATATCACAATTGAATGTACCTTCTGTGCCATCTACCAGTCTAGTTGCTGAAAACTCGTCCAGTTCTACTGTGTCTAAGGCTGCCAATACCGGTCTTCTTTCAACGCCTAGCTTCTCTACTGTATCTCAATCGGCCCTCTCTTCTGCTCCAGATGCTAGTATTATAACACCTGCTGCCTCTAGCAAGGTTAACACTATTTCTAATTCAGGCTTGTTAAACCCAAGCCATCCTCAAACCTCGTCCATCATCAGTTCTGGTTTAAGCCAGGCAGAAATTGCTAAGCCTTCTCTGGTCACCCCTGATCAACTAGTGCAGTCTGGACAATTGCCAACTTCTTCACCTTCAACTTCACAAACTGTTCACAAAGATGTGGAAGTTGTTCAAGTGTCATCAGCTTTGTCTTCTGATGCAAAAGCAGAATTGGTGAGGGAAGCACAGCCACCGATATTGCCTCTGCCACCTCCTGCATCAAGGTCTTTCCACAAG CCTAATGGTGGTAATTTTCATCCACGTCATAATTACAACTTCCGGGGACGTGATAGAGGAAGAGGAAGTGGG AGCTCATGTCCAGTAACCAAATTTACTGAGGACTTCGATTTCATGGCTATGAATGAGAAGTTCAAAAAGGACGAAGTATGGGGTCATCTTGGTAAAAGTAACAAGTCCCATGCTGGAGACAACGATGTTAATGGTGAGAATGATTTTGAGGATGCTGAAGAGGAATCTCCACAACTCGATGCAAAG ACTGTTTATAATAAGGACGACTTCTTTGATACCCTTTCCTGCAACACTGGTGATCATGACTCACAAAATGGGAGGACAAGATTCTCCGAGCAGTTGAAGATAGATGCTGag ACATTTGGTGAGTATGTTAGATATCATCGAGGTGGGCGTGGTGGCCGGCCACCAGGTCGTGGTGGTCGTGGTCGTGGATCATATCATGGAAGGGGGTATGGAAACGTTGGTAGGGGCCGAGGACGTGGTGTGTCTTATCGGTCTTCCTGA
- the LOC130807439 gene encoding uncharacterized protein LOC130807439, producing the protein MGTSTTPISPFLLLTHAPSFCHGAHRRTSPITLISHYTLRKPTIRFSSAIAENTSHLCWVDPPIDDFGGWQLPLAPIPQKKRGFPTFLVVGIGTSFALLLAAFAHFRLSKTEFRFPFTSSSSGSSVEIAVEVTDDKISDSDVPDVANEVAEKSEVDSSDVVAKPPSSEMLHPRVINVIVDSNQLEAMHLLKKLKILDENVEAYELCTRREYARWLVRASSLLGRSPKFKITASAALSGSILSAYEDVTADDPDFESIQALAEAGVVPSKLSPAPEFCGYVNFSPERLLSRQDLIEWRSQLEYYFPTTGNQEILKTKLDLMDMREIRPHELPGIYMDMLAGDRSLLRRVFGQIRRLQPNKPSTIAQAAVALTSGHMAEAIQNELLRIQGEESSQKAAKEEIRWELLDRGAIESYWTEKMEEEKKHGLEVQQSYVDALNVLEQEKIIQQDALNGFVKEKAAMDCQKQLLEVLKQEIDEISVRLVSERNEQISEDEAAQTLRSDLQTKKEGILDAKSLLEAEIEALRILRSWIEDEARKSQARSKVLEEVGRRWKWDR; encoded by the exons ATGGGAACTTCAACAACTCCCATTTCTCCCTTCCTCCTCCTCACTCACGCCCCTTCTTTCTGCCATGGCGCTCATCGTAGAACTTCTCCAATCACTCTTATTTCTCATTACACTCTCAGAAAACCCACCATCCGCTTCTCTTCCGCCATTGCTGAGAACACTTCCCATCTTTGTTGGGTTGATCCTCCTATCGATGATTTTGGGGGTTGGCAACTTCCTCTTGCTCCAATTCCCCAGAAAAAGAGAG GGTTTCCAACATTTTTGGTTGTTGGAATTGGAACTTCTTTCGCTCTGCTTCTCGCTGCGTTTGCTCATTTCAGGCTTTCAAAAACTG AATTCAGATTCCCGTTTACTAGTTCATCATCTGGTTCTTCAGTAGAAATTGCTGTTGAAGTCACTGACGATAAAATTAGTGATTCTGATGTACCTGATGTCGCAAATGAAGTTGCAGAGAAGTCTGAGGTGGATTCTTCTGATGTGGTTGCAAAACCTCCGTCATCAG AAATGCTCCATCCTCGTGTCATTAATGTTATTGTGGATTCCAATCAGCTAGAAGCTATgcatttgttaaaaaaattaaag ATTTTAGATGAGAATGTTGAGGCTTATGAGCTCTGCACGCGAAGAGAATATGCAAGATGGTTGGTCCGGGCAAGTTCTTTGTTGGGAAG GAGCCCAAAATTTAAGATTACTGCATCGGCTGCTCTCTCTGGGTCTATACTCTCTGCCTATGAAGATGTGACTGCTGACGACCCAGATTTCGAGTCCATTCAGG CCCTGGCAGAAGCTGGTGTTGTGCCCAGTAAACTATCGCCTGCACCTGAATTTTGTGGATACGTGAATTTTTCTCCTGAAAG ATTATTATCTCGGCAAGATCTTATAGAGTGGAGATCCCAATTGGAATATTATTTTCCCACCACAGGAAATCAAGAG ATACTGAAAACAAAATTGGACCTAATGGATATGAGGGAGATAAGGCCACATGAATTACCAGGAATTTATATGGACATGCTTGCTGGGGATAGAAGCCTGCTTAGAAGAGTTTTTG GACAAATTAGGCGACTCCAACCAAACAAACCGTCAACAATAGCACAAGCTGCTGTTGCACTCACTAGTGGCCACATGGCAGAGGCCATTCAGAATGAACTGTTAAGAATTCAAGGTGAGGAATCTTCCCAGAAGGCAGCAAAAGAAGAAATTAGGTGGGAATTATTAGATCGAGGGGCGATAGAGAGTTACTGGACTGAGAAGATGGAAGAGGAGAAAAAACATGGACTTGAGGTGCAGCAGTCATATGTAGATGCCCTCAATGTGTTGGAACAAGAGAAGATTATTCAACAGGATGCTTTAAATGGGTTTGTAAAGGAGAAAGCTGCAATGGACTGCCAGAAGCAACTTCTAGAAGTTTTAAAGCAGGAAATAGATGAAATATCTGTGAGGCTAGTATCCGAGAGAAATGAACAAATCTCTGAGGATGAAGCAGCTCAAACTCTTCGTTCTGATCTGCAAACCAAGAAGGAAGGAATACTTGATGCCAAGTCTCTGCTTGAGGCTGAGATTGAAGCTCTTCGAATCTTGAG